AGTGATAAACACAACATGATACGtaagttataataaacaaattatgtaTAGTTCCATTACTTTACaccttattttcatttcatcttttgtcagatttttttacttccatgacaacatcaacaacaacaacaatgactcAGGCATCCACTCCTGAAGAGAAACCCAGTGCAGGTTAGTGACTCagttttaattacattacattagaattTTGTGGTGTTCATTTTACTTTGGTCATTGTTTTACTGTAGGAacacaaaaaaatcagtgtgtgtagtttatgtaaatatttgtgtcAATCAGATTTGAGTCTGGTAACGACGCCACCATCCACAGCTACGGAGGAATCTACAGCAGGTCAGTTTACTCCTTCATCCACCACTGTTTAgtccttttaaataataacactttatttattatgtcctttattatatgttgtgtatttgttttaagCTTCTCCAGTTTTTTCAACTCCTCCGATCACCACAAGACACACAGCGACTCGTAAGTTTACTGTGTAGTAGGTCTTACTATGAAACTAGAAACACTTAAACACCAGACACACACCTTTAAAACAGTTCCTGCTGTAACAGTTAATGCATTCAACttgttatatactgtagtgtatattgCTGGAGTGAACAACCAGTGCTCCTAACAGTGAGTCACTAACTCATATATAACAGTGATAGCACACTTAGCACCTAGAATTTAAATAAGCCCATTTATCATGTTTATTTCCTGCAGTACAGTAAATTAGTCTAAACGTTGATCTcagattttgcctttttttgttaGATTTGTCTTCTCCACCAACACGGTCATCCACAACTGAAGAGAAAACTGATTCCGGttagtttttaataaaaaaacattttataatcgGCATTTAATGTACATTATCTATCGATTTTGAATTGTATTATTagatttacagtttatttaatatatttattgtacaacaataattttcttatttattattattaattatttaaattcttTACATGTATTTGCTTTTCCTTTTGTTAGCGTTGTCTACTGTATCAACATCGCAAACCACACCTAAAGATAAATCTACAGGTGAGTCCATTTCTTCAGATACCACTGTTTATATCTTTCAGTTACGATATGATCTTTTTTATATTGAATAGATTGTAATTCTCTCTGTAGCTTCGACTGTGAACACCACAAGTGGCCCAAAAAGTAGTGAGTAACAATacaaatttgttattttaaattattaataccACCTAGAAAAATATCAGTGTGATATAACTCTGTTTGGATTATAAATAACCTCCTGTTCCTTCAGCAGATTTATAGCTTATATTTCACCCCAAttccccccccttcccccaacTTATATAGCGTACAGTTTATAAGACAAACTTCTATGCTGCAGTATAGTGAACTAAAGTGTGCAGCTTAATTATCAACAGGGTATTTATGAGGTTTTCTCatactgtttatatttgtaaaaccTCCATGTGCTTTTGTGAAGGTGAAAGGTTCAACATGACCCATCAGACTGATGTTCTTAAAAGTATGTCATTTGTCCTTATATCACAtacctgaatttatttattctgatcATTTGTAAATATAACAGTTTTGGATTTGGTGACCAATGACTGTTTGTGTTAAACTAAAATTACCATCGTGCTCACGTGATGATTTGGGGATTCTCCCAGCTGACAGAAAACATCATATTTAATCATGTATCCAACAATTTCTACGAAGGTTAAGCTGTAACGATGCAAAAATATTGTTCCTGcaatgattaaaataaacaaataaataaaaatgtcatactATAGAGTTTGGCCTTCCAATTGTCCCAAAACTCTTCACACATGTTGGGCCtcatttattgttcatttttagtATATAAGTAAATGTTTTCGTGGCCAAATTAGATTGACAAACGTTCCAGTAACTCTAATATTCTTTGTTCTCATGTGAGTCGGTTAATAAGCAGTAAATTATTGAGCATGTTTATGGCACAGGATTTCCTGTACAtttaagccacgcccacaaaactccataaaagctGACAGAGAGCTGAACACTAAAGAAAGAGCAGTGTGCTAGAACATAAATAAGAACAGGAATGAACTGGTTTCACCAGCAAAATGCcgtgctttaataaataaacgttaGCATTGGTGAgttgaataaaacactcaaaataatcaacttcatcacaccacaccgtcgtcaattattttcctataacagcgtgatagtgttttattctttacttcaTGCTCTAACTATATAAACTGTCATTTTCCACTATTTTATCAAATATTATCCAGGACCAGTGTTTGTCCTTCTGCTGTCAGTCACCAGCGTGTGTGTTTTCCTGGCTGGACTGATGAGCGTCTGTCTCTGCAGGTTCATCAGTAAGTCCTTTTCCTAATCTTCTGCTTTCACCGTTTCGAAACGTACTGTGTAAAACCGATCGTGTAGACGATTATGAAACGACAGAAGGTGTttagtcttttttctttttcagggaaGCAGACGGCTGAGAGGTTAGaaatttattttggtttaataGTGTATGCATACGTCCTGGTTTTATGTGATTGAAACACCTAATATccgtgtatatctgtgtgtttctgtggatttatttatttttttgcaacagACGTAAGATGGACATGGCCTGTGGTGATCAGGGTATGTTTATCAATTTCTTTCCTAGCTAGAAAAGTCCAAATTACTAACAAACACGGAAACTAAGCGCACATCCACTGAGCCTACtgtcaataaatataaaatattgggggggggggtttccccAGGAGTCATGATGTCCATGCTCAATATGAACACAGTAAGTAGCATTTCTGTCATACAATTTATAACAATcagtgactgcgtttacatggagaacaataatccactcttaatctaattaagaccatttattaatctaattaagaccaatttgattaagaaactaccatgtaaacagcaaccttaatctaattatggtcataatgtaattaagctctaatcgaattaagacaggtggagtactcctgttttaatcgtattatggacgtgtattacagacatgtaaacaccttaatcacattatgaacgtcgtgtgagtgttttcaccgcattttgcgacaggacacgatcacacacggcagttttacgttttacggcgaacaagagagttcggctgtgtcccaaactgcatacttgcctactatagtcctgtagtggggaaaaatacatgcatctcggctactatatagtaggtaagtacgcggtttgggacacacccacggcttcaagcagtcgtctattagcacgtacagcatgacaaataattaaccgcacttgaagcgttcgtaaaaatttaaataaaaacacccaaaactgtatacggtcccataacgaagaccaactgtatgtagATACGTGagattctggagggacgtcggacggcgtggcgcggtgacgtaatgacgcgggctgttaatctaattatgatctataacatgtaaaacgggaacatgacaggagtattctaaaagcgactcatgtaaacaccttaatcacattattaccttaatcagagtaaggtcagtaattagattattgctgtccatgtaaacgtagtcacttaTGGCTATCAGTTACAGTTAATGCTTGGGTACGaattgaaattattttctttactcTGTTTAGTCCGGCTCAGAAACTGCTGGAACTTATTCTGTGATCACCTCAGTACCCTTACCGTCCCTGCCTTTAGGtaaattatacagtacaaactcacacacatgACATAACTTAATGGTGCTTTGAAATAGATCGaggacacatgcacacaaaaacttttttaaaaaaggatgtACACCCAAAACATGCAATACCTGTGGTCAGAATGAGCTAAACCACACAAATCTGTAACCTTACCAATGTTTCAAACTCCTAAGAAGCTGTGTTACGCAAAGAGAAGAATTTCGCCTTACTGTGGGTGGCttgcaccaataaggattaagcttaaatctagattaaatcaAGGTTTATCTAATAATTCTGTTGCGCCAAActttaaaccttgtttaaaataagcaggcttacatttaaaccatctcgttaatcctggatttaatttcacaataaagctGGATTAACTATAATCTTATTGCTCCATCACTTTAAACtcagattttaaattttttttattcgcatttttttttccattttttcgaATGAGCGGTTGATaatggcagtttttttttttttccattcaaagTTTAAAGTTCACGAGCCCTTTGTAGTCACTCCAGTGGAAGTGAAAGTTACATTGTTGCTGTTTAGTTACACTGGAGAATTCATATATTTCCACGTTTATGAAATCCGCATGCACCGCCGCGGTGTTGTCGATGGCGAATCCATCGTGGTGGAGAAAATGAATCGTACATGGAGGTTTTAATCGCAGGTTAGAATTCTAATCCCAGATTTGataatctgtgtttaaaatgaagtggtgcaacacaactcgatttaaaataaagcccagATCAGCAAATCCTAGATTAGCTCTAAACTGTGCTTAAtttaatccttattggtgcaaTCCACCCTGTGTGTGACAAATGAaggttttcttcttctaaaaggAAGTTACTCTGCATCGAGTGTCTGGTGCTGTTTACACATTACTCAACGTTATTACGCTGGTGTCTGTTACTTGGCTTGGCTTaaacacacagctgtgtgtcatcagcatacaGTACGAGTGGAGGTTGATACCATGTTTATGAATTATTGTACCCAGTGGCAGCGTATGTAATGAAATGATGAGCATGATCAGAACAgagccttgtggaacaccaaactttactttTGTATAGATAAAGAACTCACGGGTGACATTTACAGACTGATAAATGACAATCAGATACGATCAGATCCGAGGCAGGAAAGAGCTCTGACTAAATTCTAGTCTATCCCAATGTAATATTGTGATTACTGTAAAATCTACTTCCGACTCATATGCTAGTTCGGTACACGTACAAAAATAGTATGAAGATGTTCGCCAGATGTGATTAAAGATCGGCAAAACGTGCATAAAAAACGTATTGATGTGGGTAATTTGGTTAAATCGATAAGAAGACATGCACATAAACTATAACggaaacacatttactgaaGAAATTCCTCAATCTGCatcaaaaaagtcatgtgactttaccTCAACAAGTCATGTGATTGGATTATTTCCAATCAGAATTATTTCCAATCAGAATGCCATAAGAATGGCAGACAGTGAGATGCGCCAGTATCCCCGGAAATGCCGGGGAATTATGTAACATAatgttttatgttaaatatgtagcttggatggaaacatagctagcGTCTCACTCTCTATTATTAAACTGTCTGTTGAAGTTCTTTCTGATTGATAATCGAATAGGATTGAATCATAAGCTTAatgtttgaacaatttcctaCAAAAAAAATAGTCCAGAAAAGGGGATAGTGAAGCCACAAAaacctgaaaaataaataacattgagAATCACTGTTTTATAATCTGAATGTCATGCTACTGTGTGACGACTTTAACTCTTCCAATCATGTGAATTTCCAGACACTAGCGGAGACGTAAAAGAAGATGCTAAGAAAACAGGGGTGAGTAATGGTTTTTGATAAACTGTTATACTGCTTTGTGGTCACGTTCGAATTTCAGTATTTCATTGCCTTCTCAGCAGCTGTTATTATGAAACACTGTGGTCTGATAGGTATCACGACATCGCTGCAAGTCTAAAGAGAtcttttcagtaaataacaCTGCTGATGGCTTACATGACACTGTTTTGTTCC
This window of the Ictalurus furcatus strain D&B chromosome 21, Billie_1.0, whole genome shotgun sequence genome carries:
- the LOC128625358 gene encoding uncharacterized protein LOC128625358, translated to MSDKHNMIHFFTSMTTSTTTTMTQASTPEEKPSADLSLVTTPPSTATEESTAASPVFSTPPITTRHTATHLSSPPTRSSTTEEKTDSALSTVSTSQTTPKDKSTASTVNTTSGPKSSERFNMTHQTDVLKRPVFVLLLSVTSVCVFLAGLMSVCLCRFIRKQTAERRKMDMACGDQGVMMSMLNMNTSGSETAGTYSVITSVPLPSLPLDTSGDVKEDAKKTGDDVYHMYCTIADTQVVTQDKDTVYSLIQKH